A single window of Chitinophaga sp. XS-30 DNA harbors:
- a CDS encoding phosphopantetheine-binding protein has protein sequence MEKLMADLKAQIIQQLNLQEVKPEDIGDDQPLFKEGLGLDSIDALELIVLLQQYHNIRIANPEDGPNIFYSVRTMAEYITEQKKNA, from the coding sequence ATGGAAAAGTTGATGGCAGATCTGAAAGCCCAGATCATTCAGCAATTGAATTTGCAGGAAGTAAAACCGGAAGATATCGGAGATGATCAGCCTTTGTTCAAAGAAGGATTGGGACTGGATTCTATCGATGCGCTGGAGCTGATCGTATTGTTGCAGCAATATCACAATATTCGTATCGCCAACCCGGAAGACGGGCCGAATATCTTTTATTCCGTACGCACGATGGCGGAATATATTACGGAGCAAAAGAAAAATGCATGA
- a CDS encoding 3-hydroxyacyl-ACP dehydratase gives MLAGKFYTIVTQQQPDAQSVHTTIALNAQHPIFEGHFPEQPVVPGVCMMQIIQELLSGVTGKKLLVEKAANMKFLNMIDPVQQPQVNVDIMYALQEDMYKATAVIKHEATVFMKFQGLFK, from the coding sequence ATGTTAGCAGGAAAATTTTATACCATCGTCACACAACAGCAACCGGATGCACAGTCCGTTCATACCACAATTGCCCTGAACGCGCAGCATCCCATTTTCGAAGGCCACTTTCCGGAGCAGCCGGTAGTGCCCGGCGTTTGCATGATGCAGATCATCCAGGAGCTTTTATCCGGCGTTACCGGTAAAAAGCTGCTGGTGGAAAAGGCCGCGAACATGAAGTTCCTGAACATGATCGATCCGGTGCAGCAGCCGCAGGTGAACGTGGATATCATGTATGCGCTGCAGGAAGACATGTACAAAGCTACTGCCGTGATCAAACATGAAGCAACCGTGTTCATGAAGTTTCAGGGGCTGTTTAAATGA
- a CDS encoding beta-ketoacyl synthase — MSKNVWIAGGGVICGIGQDLPSCLDAFEKMQPGMAVMQHLHSVHAQTFPVVEVKAGNDELARRAGMPAQLSRTALLSMIAAKEAWESTGLGDISGYRAGFVSANTVGGMDKTEHFFTSFLEDNSKGRLRETVHHECGSITELVADALGVRHHISTISTACSSGANALMYGARMIRSGMLDVVIAGGTDALTRFTLNGFNTLMILDQQKCRPFDDTRTGLNLGEGAGYVVLVSEELAAKIKPWCRLSGFANANDAYHQTASSPDGTGNFLAMQGALDMSGLQPADIAYINLHGTGTQNNDSSEGLAIKRLFETDFPPVSSTKSFTGHTLGASGGIEAVFSAYAVKEGIIYPNAQFTTQMKELPFSPVTTFSRGHELKHVMSNSFGFGGNCSSLVFSK; from the coding sequence ATGAGCAAAAATGTATGGATAGCAGGTGGCGGCGTGATCTGCGGCATAGGGCAGGATCTGCCTTCATGCCTGGATGCGTTTGAAAAGATGCAGCCCGGAATGGCTGTCATGCAGCACCTGCATTCTGTGCATGCGCAAACCTTTCCCGTGGTGGAAGTGAAAGCCGGCAACGATGAACTGGCACGGCGTGCGGGAATGCCCGCGCAGCTGAGCCGTACCGCATTGCTGAGCATGATAGCCGCAAAAGAAGCCTGGGAAAGTACCGGGCTGGGGGATATCTCCGGCTATCGCGCCGGCTTCGTGTCCGCCAACACCGTTGGCGGGATGGACAAAACGGAACATTTCTTTACCTCCTTCCTGGAAGACAACAGCAAAGGCCGCCTGCGGGAAACAGTGCACCATGAATGCGGCAGCATTACCGAACTGGTAGCCGATGCGCTGGGCGTCCGGCATCATATCTCCACCATCAGCACCGCCTGTTCCTCAGGCGCCAATGCGCTGATGTATGGCGCCCGTATGATCCGCAGCGGTATGCTGGATGTGGTGATCGCCGGAGGAACGGATGCATTGACACGCTTTACCCTCAACGGCTTCAATACCCTGATGATCCTCGATCAGCAGAAATGCCGCCCGTTCGACGATACGCGCACCGGCCTGAACCTCGGTGAAGGCGCGGGATACGTGGTGCTGGTATCGGAAGAGCTGGCCGCGAAAATAAAACCCTGGTGCCGCCTGAGCGGATTTGCCAATGCGAATGATGCTTATCACCAGACGGCATCGTCGCCGGATGGCACGGGCAATTTCCTCGCCATGCAGGGCGCACTGGATATGAGCGGCCTGCAGCCCGCGGATATCGCTTATATCAACCTGCACGGCACCGGTACGCAGAATAACGACAGTTCCGAGGGCCTGGCGATCAAACGGCTGTTTGAGACAGATTTTCCGCCGGTAAGCTCCACAAAGAGCTTCACGGGGCACACGCTCGGCGCCAGCGGAGGAATAGAAGCGGTATTTTCCGCATATGCCGTCAAAGAAGGTATTATTTACCCGAACGCACAGTTCACTACGCAAATGAAGGAACTGCCGTTCAGCCCGGTGACGACATTCTCCCGGGGCCATGAGCTGAAGCATGTGATGTCCAACTCCTTCGGTTTTGGCGGTAACTGCTCAAGCCTGGTTTTTTCAAAGTGA
- a CDS encoding polysaccharide deacetylase family protein has product MLKYRVIYPLLYVTVLAALLVNKFLYPLPYPVVGAVIAAALVIFIGLAIWGATRIGSNYFINVHTRAVITEKTVALSFDDGPVDDHTPQILDILQQHQVPAAFFCIGHRVKERPHLLQRIHAEGHLIGNHSYAHNFWFDIKSSRNMTEDLRKADEEIVSATGLRPRLFRPPYGVTNPNLAKAIRKGEYIPVGWSIRSLDTVIKEEEKLLGRVTRSIRPGDIFLFHDTSAATVNILPALIRHIREQGFTIRRIDHLLNVPAYA; this is encoded by the coding sequence ATGCTGAAATACCGCGTCATATATCCCCTTCTGTATGTGACCGTGCTGGCCGCATTGCTGGTGAACAAATTCCTGTACCCGCTGCCGTACCCGGTTGTGGGAGCAGTGATAGCTGCCGCACTGGTAATATTCATTGGGCTCGCCATCTGGGGCGCCACACGCATAGGCTCCAATTATTTTATCAACGTGCATACCCGCGCGGTCATCACCGAAAAAACCGTGGCCCTGTCTTTTGACGATGGGCCGGTGGACGATCACACCCCGCAGATACTGGACATCCTGCAGCAGCATCAAGTGCCGGCTGCTTTTTTTTGTATAGGGCATCGTGTGAAGGAACGGCCGCATTTACTGCAACGCATACACGCAGAAGGCCACCTTATCGGTAATCACAGCTATGCCCACAATTTCTGGTTTGATATAAAGTCTTCCCGCAACATGACGGAAGACCTGCGGAAAGCTGATGAAGAGATCGTTTCCGCCACCGGGCTACGGCCCAGGCTGTTCCGGCCGCCTTATGGTGTCACTAATCCCAACCTCGCCAAAGCGATCAGGAAAGGCGAATACATCCCGGTAGGATGGAGCATCCGTTCCCTCGATACCGTCATCAAAGAAGAAGAGAAATTGTTGGGGAGAGTGACCCGGAGCATCCGCCCCGGCGATATCTTCCTGTTTCACGATACCAGCGCTGCTACGGTGAACATACTGCCCGCGCTTATCCGGCACATCCGCGAGCAGGGGTTCACCATCCGGCGTATCGATCATTTATTAAATGTACCAGCTTATGCGTAG
- a CDS encoding outer membrane lipoprotein carrier protein LolA encodes MRRWILLCCCLVTLHAHGQQDFRPVANLELFKQQFAKAAQETRTIKSNFVQEKNLSMLSEKIVSKGKFWFKKENKVRMEYSSPSYYLMVINGKDFRIKDSKTDRNISARSNKLFEQISKITADCVQGNVLHNRDFTTKVNENAAFYRLDMTPVAKNMKDFFSGIQLLVDKKDLSVVKIIMQERSGDDTSISFTGREVNINIPDEVFALK; translated from the coding sequence ATGCGTAGATGGATCTTGTTATGTTGCTGCCTGGTTACGCTCCATGCTCACGGGCAGCAGGACTTCCGGCCGGTGGCCAACCTGGAGCTGTTCAAACAACAGTTTGCAAAAGCCGCGCAGGAAACCCGTACTATCAAGAGTAATTTCGTACAGGAAAAGAACCTGAGCATGTTGTCTGAAAAGATCGTGAGCAAGGGGAAATTCTGGTTCAAGAAAGAAAATAAGGTGCGGATGGAGTACAGCTCTCCGTCGTATTACCTGATGGTGATCAATGGAAAGGATTTCCGTATTAAAGACAGCAAGACAGACCGGAACATCTCCGCCCGCAGCAACAAGCTGTTCGAGCAGATCAGCAAGATCACGGCGGACTGTGTGCAGGGCAATGTGCTGCATAATCGCGACTTTACCACGAAGGTGAATGAAAATGCCGCGTTTTACCGGCTGGATATGACGCCTGTGGCAAAGAACATGAAGGATTTCTTTTCCGGTATCCAGTTGCTGGTGGACAAGAAAGACCTTTCCGTGGTAAAGATCATCATGCAGGAACGCTCGGGAGACGATACGTCCATCAGTTTTACCGGCAGGGAAGTGAACATTAATATACCGGATGAGGTCTTTGCACTTAAATAG
- a CDS encoding beta-ketoacyl synthase N-terminal-like domain-containing protein → MSHIPAYITSSCIIRHMTVVKNGVRVFRAESTGLPEFLRSLYDRYNGQYPKFHKMDLLAKLGWAATEILLQDMPMDGYQPEETGVILANKSSSLDTDERYYETVSQIASPALFVYTLPNIVIGEISIRHGFKGENAFFVTDAFDTELIAGYVQQLLGAGAVNACICGWVEQYHDTYEAALYLVEKNSRGLALPFSEENMRKLLMMEGEG, encoded by the coding sequence TTGAGCCATATACCGGCATATATCACATCCAGCTGCATCATCCGTCATATGACGGTGGTGAAGAACGGTGTTCGGGTATTCCGGGCGGAAAGCACCGGCCTGCCGGAGTTCCTGCGCAGTTTGTACGACCGCTATAACGGGCAGTATCCGAAATTCCATAAAATGGACCTGCTCGCCAAACTGGGATGGGCCGCCACGGAGATACTGCTGCAGGATATGCCGATGGACGGTTACCAGCCGGAAGAAACCGGCGTGATCCTTGCCAATAAAAGCAGCAGTCTGGATACGGACGAACGCTATTACGAAACGGTAAGCCAGATCGCCAGCCCGGCCCTGTTCGTGTACACCCTGCCCAATATCGTGATCGGAGAGATCAGCATCCGCCACGGGTTTAAAGGAGAAAATGCGTTCTTTGTAACGGATGCATTCGATACGGAGCTGATAGCCGGATATGTGCAGCAACTGCTGGGCGCCGGCGCGGTGAATGCCTGCATCTGCGGTTGGGTAGAACAGTATCACGATACGTATGAAGCGGCGCTTTACCTCGTGGAAAAGAACAGCCGCGGTCTGGCACTGCCATTCAGCGAGGAAAATATGCGGAAATTATTGATGATGGAAGGGGAAGGCTGA
- a CDS encoding beta-ketoacyl synthase N-terminal-like domain-containing protein, whose protein sequence is MKAYIQGTGAVSAQDSHVFPDTIREYESNRLPVADPDYKQWIDIKQIRRMGRVIKMGVAASHISLEQAGIRMPDAIIMGTAYGCLADTGVFLGKLVSQHEDMLTPTAFIQSTHNTVGGQIALLLGCHAYNNTFVHGAFSLENALQDGLLYLHEQPGRKVLAGAVDEITDYSHAILSRFGLYKSGPVKNTALLHSGTKGTIAGEGAAFFVLSAEKDDRSQAELTGIEMLYKPRSAEETAAQLALFLQKHGLKPQEVDLLISGRNGNAAEDAYCESVEQTLFAGTPVAAFKHLCGEYPTAAAFALWMATGFLRGQRVPEAAMFKGEAPGNIRRILIWNHQRTTHHSFILLSAC, encoded by the coding sequence ATGAAGGCATATATACAAGGCACAGGCGCTGTATCCGCACAGGATAGCCACGTTTTTCCGGACACCATCCGGGAATACGAAAGCAACCGCCTGCCTGTAGCGGACCCGGATTACAAACAGTGGATCGATATCAAACAGATCCGCCGCATGGGCCGGGTGATCAAAATGGGTGTGGCGGCTTCGCATATCAGCCTGGAGCAAGCCGGTATCCGCATGCCTGATGCTATCATCATGGGCACGGCTTACGGTTGCCTGGCGGACACGGGCGTATTCCTGGGCAAGCTGGTATCCCAGCATGAGGATATGCTTACCCCCACCGCTTTCATTCAAAGCACGCACAATACGGTGGGTGGCCAGATAGCGCTGCTGCTCGGCTGCCATGCCTACAACAATACTTTCGTACATGGCGCTTTCTCGCTGGAGAATGCGTTGCAGGATGGCCTGCTTTACCTCCATGAGCAACCCGGGCGCAAAGTGCTGGCCGGGGCGGTGGATGAGATCACGGACTATAGTCATGCTATCCTTTCCCGCTTTGGATTGTACAAGTCCGGGCCGGTAAAGAACACGGCTTTGCTGCATTCGGGTACAAAAGGCACCATTGCCGGTGAAGGCGCCGCCTTCTTTGTGCTGTCCGCCGAAAAGGACGATAGATCACAGGCAGAACTGACCGGTATAGAAATGCTGTATAAACCCCGTTCCGCTGAAGAAACCGCCGCACAGCTTGCGTTGTTTCTCCAAAAGCACGGGCTGAAACCGCAGGAGGTGGATCTGCTGATCTCCGGCCGCAACGGGAATGCGGCAGAGGATGCATACTGCGAAAGCGTGGAGCAAACGCTGTTTGCCGGAACACCGGTGGCGGCGTTCAAGCATCTGTGCGGGGAATATCCTACAGCGGCGGCTTTTGCGCTGTGGATGGCTACGGGTTTCCTGCGCGGTCAGCGTGTGCCGGAGGCTGCCATGTTCAAGGGGGAAGCGCCGGGGAATATCCGGAGGATACTGATCTGGAACCATCAGCGTACCACGCATCATTCATTTATATTATTGTCCGCATGCTGA
- a CDS encoding DUF2062 domain-containing protein, translating into MAETPTYNGNVCVLIPTYNNATTLGDVLRDVLACTPHVIVVNDGATDHTAEVLEQFPEVSVLAYRPNRGKGIALRRGFRFALEQGYDYAITMDADGQHYASDLAVFFEKAGQEETAIYIGARNLQQENMPGKNTFANKFSNFWFYVETGLKGPDTQSGYRLYPLHAMRNMRFACTKYEFEIEVLVKSAWKGVKIDWVPVQVYYPPAEERVSHFRPFRDFSRISVLNTVLVTIAFAYIHPRNFIRFLFSKGGFRQLMRTYLFNPEETTRRKALSIGFGVFMGIVPIWGFQMLTAVVLAAFFRLNKALVLIASNISMPPLIPLIVYLSFLMGRLYVSEDATWVIFSKDLSIESMKQNIFQYITGSLTLAVLAGTLAGLATYVLLAIFRKKRMAA; encoded by the coding sequence ATGGCAGAGACACCAACATATAATGGCAACGTCTGCGTACTGATCCCGACGTACAACAATGCAACTACGCTGGGAGATGTGCTGCGGGATGTGCTGGCCTGTACTCCCCATGTGATCGTGGTGAACGACGGCGCTACCGACCATACGGCGGAGGTGCTGGAGCAGTTCCCCGAAGTGTCCGTGCTGGCTTACCGGCCGAACAGGGGAAAGGGTATCGCGTTGCGCAGGGGCTTCCGGTTTGCCCTGGAGCAGGGATATGACTATGCCATTACGATGGATGCGGACGGACAGCATTATGCCAGTGATCTTGCGGTGTTTTTCGAAAAAGCAGGGCAGGAGGAAACGGCTATCTATATCGGCGCCCGCAACCTGCAACAGGAGAACATGCCCGGCAAGAATACTTTCGCCAACAAGTTCTCCAACTTCTGGTTTTATGTGGAAACGGGGCTGAAAGGGCCCGATACCCAGTCCGGCTACCGCCTGTATCCCCTGCATGCCATGCGCAACATGCGTTTTGCCTGTACCAAATACGAGTTTGAGATAGAAGTGCTGGTGAAGAGTGCCTGGAAAGGCGTTAAAATAGACTGGGTGCCGGTGCAGGTGTACTATCCGCCTGCGGAGGAACGCGTGTCGCACTTTCGCCCGTTCCGGGATTTCTCCCGGATCAGTGTGCTGAATACGGTACTGGTGACCATTGCCTTTGCGTATATCCATCCGCGTAATTTCATCCGGTTCCTTTTCAGTAAAGGCGGTTTCCGCCAGCTGATGCGTACCTATCTTTTCAACCCGGAAGAAACAACACGCCGCAAAGCCCTGTCCATCGGTTTTGGCGTGTTCATGGGCATTGTGCCGATCTGGGGTTTCCAGATGCTCACAGCAGTGGTGCTGGCCGCTTTCTTCCGGCTCAACAAAGCGCTGGTGCTGATCGCATCGAACATCAGCATGCCTCCCCTGATCCCCCTCATCGTGTACCTCAGTTTTCTGATGGGGCGGCTCTACGTTTCGGAGGATGCCACCTGGGTGATCTTCAGTAAAGACCTGAGCATCGAATCCATGAAACAGAATATTTTCCAGTATATCACCGGAAGTTTAACCCTGGCCGTGCTGGCCGGGACTTTGGCCGGACTGGCAACCTACGTGCTGCTGGCCATCTTCCGCAAGAAAAGAATGGCAGCTTAA